Proteins from a single region of Desulfobacter postgatei 2ac9:
- a CDS encoding sigma-54-dependent transcriptional regulator, with translation MTTNILVVDDEKDMTRLLQRTLEPELNCRVTMAFSGEMALNILGLADTAFDLVISDIRMPGMDGFDLLEQLKQKYPDLTVVMLTAYGNIESAVAGIKKGAYDFIAKPFEQDEIIFKIQKALERSQLISENRRLQKACRNESLPLIGQSPVMQKVFEKIALVADSDVTVLITGESGTGKDLTAKSIHALSPRKNKPYIPVNCPTIPEHILESELFGYKKGAFTNAYRDKTGLFQEADHGTIFLDEIGDVGPTIQTKLLRVIQEKEVKPLGDTRVAHVDVRIIASTNQDLQQKIKDKEFREDFFYRLSVITIELPPLRDRITDIPLLCDHLVTKNCEKLNKPTKHLSENVMDLFMKHPWQGNVRELENVIIQGILYATSDTIQLADIPINKNGANDCACMNLGTDMEQLTYKEAKENTLTQFNHNYIGAILSMTEGNITQAARRCAMDRQALQQIMKRYAIDPEKYRSKPSGT, from the coding sequence ATGACGACCAATATTCTTGTGGTGGATGATGAAAAGGACATGACCCGTCTTCTCCAACGTACTCTTGAACCCGAACTGAACTGCCGGGTGACCATGGCTTTTTCCGGTGAAATGGCCCTGAATATACTTGGATTGGCCGACACGGCCTTTGATCTTGTCATCAGTGACATCCGAATGCCCGGAATGGATGGGTTTGATCTCCTGGAGCAATTGAAACAAAAATATCCTGATCTGACGGTGGTCATGCTCACCGCTTACGGCAACATTGAATCTGCTGTGGCTGGGATTAAAAAAGGAGCTTACGATTTCATTGCCAAGCCCTTTGAGCAGGATGAAATCATCTTTAAAATTCAAAAAGCCCTGGAACGCAGCCAACTGATATCTGAAAATCGGCGCCTCCAGAAAGCCTGCCGGAACGAATCCCTGCCCTTGATCGGGCAAAGCCCTGTCATGCAGAAGGTGTTTGAAAAAATAGCGCTGGTTGCTGACTCGGATGTCACGGTCCTGATCACCGGAGAATCCGGCACAGGCAAGGACCTGACCGCAAAATCCATTCATGCCCTGAGCCCCAGAAAAAACAAACCCTATATCCCGGTTAACTGCCCCACCATCCCCGAGCATATCCTTGAAAGTGAATTATTCGGATATAAAAAAGGGGCATTCACCAATGCCTACCGTGACAAAACGGGGCTTTTCCAGGAAGCCGACCACGGCACCATCTTCCTGGATGAAATCGGAGATGTAGGCCCCACCATCCAGACCAAGCTTTTAAGGGTAATCCAGGAAAAGGAAGTGAAACCTTTGGGCGACACCCGGGTGGCCCATGTGGATGTCAGAATCATCGCCTCCACCAACCAGGACCTGCAGCAGAAAATCAAAGACAAGGAATTCAGGGAGGATTTTTTTTACAGGCTTTCGGTGATCACCATTGAATTGCCACCGCTAAGGGATCGAATCACGGATATCCCGCTGTTATGCGATCACCTTGTGACCAAAAACTGTGAAAAATTAAATAAACCAACCAAGCATTTGTCTGAGAACGTGATGGATCTCTTCATGAAGCACCCCTGGCAGGGCAATGTCAGAGAGCTTGAAAATGTAATTATCCAGGGGATTCTTTATGCAACCTCAGATACCATCCAGCTGGCCGATATCCCCATCAATAAAAATGGGGCCAATGACTGCGCCTGCATGAACTTGGGTACAGACATGGAGCAACTGACCTATAAGGAGGCCAAGGAAAACACCCTGACCCAGTTTAACCATAACTACATCGGTGCCATACTCTCCATGACCGAAGGCAACATCACCCAGGCAGCCAGGCGCTGCGCCATGGACCGCCAGGCACTTCAGCAGATCATGAAACGGTATGCCATTGATCCTGAAAAATACCGAAGCAAGCCGTCAGGAACTTAA
- a CDS encoding NAD(P)/FAD-dependent oxidoreductase: MINKEIIIVGGGPAGAACAWTLKQKGITPLVLDKYSFPRPKVCAGWITPAVFKLLELRGDDYPYTVSQFDRINFHLFGLKIPVPTRQYAVRRYEFDAWLICRAGVPVNTYCVRNIIRKNGFYIIDDQYQCKYLIGAGGTHCPVYKTFFTQTRPRPPKSLIVAVEKEYPYDISHHQCHLWFFDHGLPGYAWYLPKGNNWLNIGIGAKFHTLKQRGQNIMDQWRHFTMDLQKKGFIRENPPIPKGHNYYFQHGPEKYRQDNAFIIGDAAGLSTLDMGEGIHGAVLSGIRVADAIVDNKPFVLPHPPRFSLPKILLPH; the protein is encoded by the coding sequence ATGATTAACAAGGAGATCATTATCGTCGGAGGCGGTCCTGCCGGTGCCGCCTGCGCCTGGACGCTCAAGCAAAAGGGGATCACGCCCCTGGTGCTGGATAAATATTCTTTTCCCCGGCCCAAGGTTTGTGCGGGATGGATTACCCCTGCCGTATTTAAGCTTCTTGAACTCCGAGGAGATGATTATCCTTACACCGTAAGTCAATTTGATAGAATTAATTTTCATCTGTTTGGTCTAAAAATTCCTGTACCCACTCGTCAATATGCTGTCAGACGATATGAATTTGATGCCTGGTTGATCTGCCGCGCCGGTGTCCCGGTTAACACCTATTGCGTAAGAAATATCATCCGGAAGAACGGTTTTTATATCATTGACGACCAGTATCAATGCAAGTACCTCATTGGTGCCGGCGGTACCCATTGCCCGGTTTACAAGACGTTTTTCACTCAAACGCGTCCCCGTCCTCCCAAATCCCTCATTGTTGCCGTTGAGAAGGAATACCCATATGATATTTCGCATCATCAATGCCATTTGTGGTTTTTTGATCATGGTCTGCCTGGGTATGCCTGGTATCTTCCCAAGGGAAATAACTGGTTAAACATCGGCATTGGCGCAAAATTCCATACGTTGAAACAGCGGGGACAGAACATTATGGATCAGTGGCGTCATTTTACAATGGATCTTCAAAAAAAGGGGTTTATCAGGGAAAATCCACCTATTCCCAAAGGTCACAATTACTATTTTCAGCATGGTCCGGAAAAATACCGACAGGACAATGCCTTCATCATCGGAGATGCGGCAGGGCTCTCTACTCTGGATATGGGAGAGGGTATCCATGGCGCTGTTTTAAGCGGTATCCGTGTGGCAGATGCCATCGTAGACAACAAACCGTTTGTTTTGCCTCACCCGCCAAGGTTCAGCCTGCCGAAAATACTCTTGCCTCATTAA
- a CDS encoding PAS domain-containing sensor histidine kinase, whose protein sequence is MIVPYLPMVAIDIIGSFAMVVFSLLCCYKARILRETDQDNALFLYLVWISTGFMIFGVSRSFGHILRQFLILTSHTDTWQTIAAFSGSVNTVSFMLVSLITLFFNQSWKINEKILTSRKKLEAAHGQLLSLNQTLEQKVVERTEMLTSSEHKARRIFEYSLDTILVTDAHFKIQEINNAGITLTGYKKEQMLEQNMGLMDFIVYAPDWEHISTQLTTNEYVLNEECDILNSDNMKIRVIITGGVDYGAFGCAKTFHFIIKDINEKKQMAQQIAQADKLAALGELSAGVAHEINNPLGIILGYTQLMLKEKSEFDEDLKTIEKHVKNCREVVSNLLSFSRKGSGEMGNVDIHKMLDGVINFLKKHSDFRKVQIQLNLWENESLWVKGNAQELTQVILNLMINACHAVNDNPKGVIELITRKEASHVLILVKDNGTGIQKQHLSRIFDPFFTTKPVGQGTGLGLSVGYGIIRRHQGEIMAENRQGEGAKFTIRLPLLNTNSNGSKQ, encoded by the coding sequence ATGATTGTCCCCTATTTGCCGATGGTGGCCATAGATATTATAGGCTCCTTTGCCATGGTGGTGTTTTCACTTCTATGCTGCTACAAAGCCAGGATTTTAAGGGAAACCGACCAGGATAATGCCCTGTTTCTTTATCTTGTGTGGATCTCCACGGGATTTATGATCTTTGGCGTATCACGCTCCTTTGGCCATATCCTGCGCCAGTTTCTAATTTTAACTTCCCATACCGACACCTGGCAGACCATCGCCGCCTTTTCCGGCAGCGTCAATACAGTCTCTTTTATGCTGGTGAGCCTGATCACACTGTTTTTCAACCAGAGCTGGAAAATAAACGAAAAAATTCTGACCTCCCGAAAAAAACTGGAAGCCGCCCATGGTCAGCTTTTAAGTTTAAACCAGACCCTGGAGCAAAAGGTGGTGGAACGTACGGAGATGCTCACAAGTTCAGAACATAAGGCCCGCCGCATTTTTGAATACTCCCTGGACACCATTCTGGTGACTGACGCACATTTCAAAATCCAGGAGATTAACAACGCAGGCATCACCCTGACAGGATATAAAAAGGAACAGATGCTGGAACAGAACATGGGACTGATGGATTTCATCGTTTATGCCCCGGATTGGGAACATATTTCAACCCAGTTAACGACCAACGAATATGTTCTCAACGAAGAGTGCGATATTTTAAACTCCGATAACATGAAGATCCGGGTGATCATCACCGGCGGCGTGGATTACGGGGCCTTCGGCTGTGCCAAAACCTTTCATTTCATTATCAAGGATATCAACGAAAAAAAACAGATGGCGCAGCAAATCGCCCAGGCCGACAAATTAGCAGCTTTAGGCGAGTTGTCCGCAGGCGTGGCCCATGAAATCAATAATCCGTTGGGTATCATCCTTGGCTACACCCAGCTTATGCTTAAAGAGAAGTCTGAATTTGATGAAGATTTGAAAACCATTGAAAAACATGTAAAAAACTGCAGGGAAGTTGTCAGCAACCTGCTCTCCTTTTCAAGAAAGGGTTCCGGGGAAATGGGAAATGTGGATATCCACAAAATGCTGGACGGTGTCATCAATTTCCTGAAAAAACACTCTGATTTCCGAAAAGTCCAGATCCAGCTCAATCTTTGGGAAAATGAATCTCTCTGGGTGAAGGGCAATGCCCAGGAATTGACCCAGGTGATTTTAAACCTGATGATCAACGCGTGTCACGCCGTCAATGATAATCCCAAAGGCGTCATAGAGCTTATCACCCGTAAAGAAGCTTCTCATGTGCTGATTCTTGTCAAGGACAACGGCACTGGGATTCAAAAGCAACACTTGTCCCGAATCTTTGATCCTTTTTTTACCACCAAACCCGTGGGCCAGGGTACAGGGCTCGGCCTGTCCGTGGGATACGGCATTATCCGCCGACACCAGGGTGAAATCATGGCTGAAAACCGGCAAGGCGAGGGGGCAAAATTTACCATCCGATTACCCCTTCTAAACACCAACAGCAATGGGAGTAAACAATGA
- the cfa gene encoding cyclopropane fatty acyl phospholipid synthase yields the protein MKNQDIKKSIHKLLNFAGITVNGSNPYDIQVKNDRFYQRIIHEPALGLGEAYMDNWWECRALDQFIAKVLCANLGQVLKKEWRITWNLLTAKLFNQQSSKRAFMVGQRHYDIGNDLYQGMLDKQMQYTCGYWKDATTLDQAQEAKLALVCRKLKLEPGMKVLELGCGFGGFAHYAATRYGVEVTGYTVSKEQVKFAEKLCKGLPVDIRLADYRTATGEYDRVLSIGLMEHVGYKNYGTYMKLTNRLLRDDGIALVHTIGRNDSRCACNSWTAKYIFPNGMLPSIAQLGKAMENQFVMEDWHNFGEDYDKTLMAWYENFRQVWPKLKDRYNDRFYRMWEYYLLSCAGGFRSRSMQLWQIVMTKQGTSAPCCRLV from the coding sequence ATGAAAAATCAGGATATCAAGAAATCCATACACAAATTATTGAATTTTGCCGGCATCACCGTTAACGGAAGCAATCCCTACGATATTCAGGTGAAAAATGACCGGTTTTACCAACGAATAATCCATGAACCTGCTCTGGGGCTTGGTGAAGCATATATGGATAACTGGTGGGAGTGCCGTGCCCTGGATCAGTTCATCGCAAAAGTGTTGTGCGCAAACCTTGGACAAGTATTAAAAAAGGAGTGGCGGATCACATGGAACCTGTTAACGGCAAAGCTTTTTAATCAACAGTCTTCCAAGCGTGCCTTTATGGTGGGCCAACGCCACTATGACATCGGCAATGATCTTTATCAGGGCATGCTGGACAAACAAATGCAGTATACCTGCGGATACTGGAAAGATGCCACCACCCTTGATCAGGCCCAGGAGGCGAAACTGGCACTGGTCTGCCGGAAATTAAAACTGGAACCCGGTATGAAAGTTCTTGAGCTGGGATGCGGGTTTGGCGGGTTTGCCCACTATGCGGCAACAAGGTACGGCGTTGAAGTGACTGGATACACCGTCTCCAAAGAGCAGGTCAAATTTGCAGAAAAACTATGCAAAGGGCTTCCTGTTGATATCCGGCTGGCAGATTACAGAACCGCCACCGGAGAATATGACCGGGTACTCTCCATTGGTTTAATGGAGCATGTGGGGTATAAAAATTATGGCACTTACATGAAACTGACCAATCGGTTGCTAAGGGATGACGGCATTGCTTTGGTTCATACCATCGGTCGTAATGATAGTCGTTGTGCCTGCAACTCATGGACTGCAAAATATATTTTCCCCAATGGCATGCTTCCCTCCATTGCCCAGTTGGGAAAAGCCATGGAAAACCAATTTGTCATGGAGGACTGGCATAACTTTGGAGAGGACTACGATAAAACATTAATGGCATGGTACGAAAATTTCAGACAGGTGTGGCCCAAACTTAAAGATAGATACAACGATCGGTTTTATCGCATGTGGGAGTATTATCTGTTAAGCTGTGCCGGAGGATTTCGGTCTCGATCCATGCAGTTATGGCAGATTGTGATGACTAAACAGGGAACTTCAGCGCCCTGTTGTCGCCTTGTGTAA
- a CDS encoding molybdopterin-binding protein, whose amino-acid sequence MKKQSNPQPSPFKTVHVQDACGMTLAHDMTEIIPDKSKGPAFKRGDRVQAADICRLMRMGKNNLYVLDLDETQVHEDEAVFELASALAGPGVEFSGTPSEGKLQLYAAYPGLFRVNVAALTEFNMLDDVMCASIHTNIAVNKGDSLAATRAIPLVIDRAKLDQATALAKSAYPIFSVSMFNPLKIRLAIIGNEVYDGLIQDRFQAIVEEKTARLGAQILEVNILPDDRKRISAQIRDYMDKETDLIITTGGMSVDPDDVTRESIEAVGFDEVHYSAAVLPGAMFLLGYTPKITIMGLPACGLYHRTTIFDLMLPRIMAGERPGKRELASLCHGGLCRNCPICRFPDCAFGKSA is encoded by the coding sequence ATGAAAAAACAGTCTAACCCACAACCATCACCCTTTAAAACCGTCCATGTTCAGGACGCCTGCGGCATGACCCTTGCCCATGATATGACCGAAATCATTCCCGACAAGTCCAAGGGACCGGCCTTCAAACGCGGAGACCGGGTCCAGGCCGCAGATATCTGTAGACTCATGCGCATGGGAAAAAATAACCTCTATGTGCTGGATCTTGATGAGACCCAGGTGCATGAGGATGAGGCAGTGTTTGAACTTGCATCAGCCCTGGCCGGACCGGGGGTTGAGTTTTCCGGCACACCCAGCGAAGGCAAGCTGCAGCTGTATGCGGCATATCCCGGGCTGTTCAGGGTAAATGTGGCGGCATTGACGGAATTCAACATGCTGGACGATGTCATGTGCGCCAGTATCCATACCAATATCGCCGTAAACAAAGGCGACAGCCTGGCAGCCACCCGGGCCATTCCCCTGGTCATTGACCGGGCAAAACTCGACCAGGCGACCGCCTTGGCGAAATCCGCCTATCCCATCTTTTCAGTTTCAATGTTCAATCCGTTGAAAATCCGGCTAGCCATCATCGGCAATGAAGTTTATGACGGCCTGATCCAGGACCGGTTCCAGGCCATTGTGGAAGAAAAAACAGCCCGGCTTGGGGCACAGATACTTGAGGTGAATATCCTGCCCGATGACCGGAAGCGTATTTCCGCCCAAATCCGGGATTACATGGACAAGGAGACCGACCTGATCATCACCACCGGCGGCATGTCCGTGGACCCCGATGATGTCACCCGGGAATCTATTGAGGCAGTTGGCTTTGATGAAGTCCACTACTCAGCCGCTGTGCTGCCCGGGGCCATGTTTCTTTTGGGCTATACTCCTAAGATCACTATCATGGGGCTGCCGGCCTGCGGGTTGTATCACCGCACCACCATATTTGACCTGATGCTGCCCCGGATCATGGCCGGAGAGCGTCCTGGAAAACGGGAGCTGGCAAGCCTTTGTCACGGGGGACTGTGCCGGAACTGCCCGATCTGCCGGTTTCCCGACTGCGCTTTTGGGAAAAGCGCCTGA